The following are from one region of the Oncorhynchus nerka isolate Pitt River linkage group LG8, Oner_Uvic_2.0, whole genome shotgun sequence genome:
- the dram1 gene encoding DNA damage-regulated autophagy modulator protein 1 codes for MFWFLEGICFLPTFLVIWSSSTFIVSYLIALFEHDVDVIFPYISDTGAEPPESCVFGLMTVITAFAGMATMYARYKFVEKLNEKAGGVPPVLNQAALWIGMLSCLGMCFVATFQETTITTVHDAGALLFFVSGVLYTILQSIISYKSFPYGCSLALCRVRTGIATIAFLAVFPTVVCAVFVTQTTLHRKTEDEDYVFHLVSAVSEWIVAFSFIFFFFTYIHDFKKFTLKLRTQFVDYS; via the exons ATGTTTTGGTTCTTGGAGGGAATATGCTTTTTACCAACTTTTTTGGTCATCTGGTCATCAAGCACGTTTATTGTTTCCTACCTAATTGCATTGTTCGAGCATGATGTGGATGTTATCTTCCCCTATATAAG TGACACTGGGGCTGAACCCCCAGAGAGCTGTGTCTTTGGCTTGATGACGGTCATCACTGCATTTGCAG GTATGGCCACCATGTATGCCAGATACAAGTTTGTGGAGAAGCTCAATGAGAAGGCGGGTGGTGTGCCCCCAGTACTGAACCAGGCTGCTTTGTGGATTGGAATGCTTTCTTGTTTGGGGATGTGTTTTGTCGCTACTTTCCAG GAGACAACGATTACGACAGTTCATGATGCAGGTGCATTACTCTTCTTTGTGTCTGGTGTTCTGTACACCATCCTCCAGTCCATCATATCCTATAAGTCCTTCCCCTATGGGTGTTCATTGGCCTTGTGTCGTGTGCGCACAGGAATTGCAACCATCGCCTTCCTGGCAGTTTTCCCCA CTGTTGTCTGTGCTGTCTTCGTGACACAAACCACACTGCATAGAAAAACAGAAGACGAG GACTATGTGTTCCATCTGGTGAGTGCTGTGAGTGAGTGGATCGTGGCCTTCagcttcatcttcttcttcttcacctaCATCCACGACTTTAAA AAGTTTACTCTGAAGCTGAGAACACAGTTTGTGGACTATTCCTGA
- the gnptab gene encoding N-acetylglucosamine-1-phosphotransferase subunits alpha/beta isoform X2 yields MVIINSVLKLLQRQTYTCLSHRYGLYLCFGGIVLMIVSAFQFGEVVVEWSRDQYHVLFDSYRDNVAGKSFQTRLCLPMPIDVVYTWVNGTDTDLMKQLRGVREQLEEEQRTLRERLGKNASDPTELPKDSVKPECLLSHCITAPMLALDPALPANVTLKELPSLSPSFSTAKLLLQVAKPLHPSTTVSVVVFHSQADADKAYTDAPREALKRSVSRCYLTTDKEAPGLVRMQSLAYLSGFPASFKETEQLRVKLPSVVTGKIKQFQLYTEASIALLHLNSPQDFTDLTQQAKKNLTLDGKELTISAAYLFWDLTAITQSKQDEDVSASRFEDNEELRYSLRSVERHAPWVRHIFIVTNGQIPSWLNLDNPRVTVVTHQDVFQNHTHLPTFSSPAIETHIHRIPGLSQKFIYLNDDVMFGKDVWPDDFFSHSKGQKVYLTWPVPNCAEGCPGSWIKDGYCDKACNNSACDWDGGDCLGAGGSRFGTGVGGVGNQPWQFAGGLGGIGGVSSCNQGCANSWLADKFCDQACNVLSCGFDVGDCGQDHFNQLYSVTLLKNRTLYTLPVGETRPYFSFAGVARRVTEAQVSDNPAVRHTSVANKWKTVHLLLHSGHNASLVHYNLTVQGDDDKEFSLTFSVAVDTRQLPQPNVSDPLHKDGSKEAKPTTATAEPEVPFEDVPLEKQGPRVLKMPPGENEVIVDVPALNVSLLPAALQSELQRLQGKLLLGDITMKGYNLTKAILLGPYKALANRGPRLIPADQIKPQDNPFKDLVGHVVRREADTPQLVEANPVAQHNPERNGAEKTKEPAGTEAPEEVPKSSIVGEKAQKTPATPIPVLVDGEFPKAAKAQDTTPTEKPPPSSKLLSTLVGSMSKAKGSEGQSQQAGAEKGPKEGAEGARGVPVGRKLHHYTSSDRGFLPWERRKYFQDLLEEEERLEGELAYQADSAAAGRKLQDTFADSLRYVNKLLNGQFGFTSRKVPAHMPHMIDRLIMQELQDIFPQAFDLTSSHRVRHPEDMQFSFSYFYFLMSALQPLNVSQVFDEIDTDHSGILSDREIRTLAARIHELPLNLQDLTGLEQLLINCSKTLPTNLTQLHIVSPTQEAYYEASMPPVTKGLVVHCKAVTERIHKAFKDQNKYKFEIMGEEEIAFKMVRTNVSHVVGQLDDIRKNPRKFICLNDNIDHSHKDAGTVKAVLRDFYESMFPLTSQFELPREYRNRFLHMGELQEWRVYRDKLKFWTHCVLVTLVIFTVVSFFAEQLILLKRKLFPRRRVSNDVNPERV; encoded by the exons ATGGTGATAATCAATTCAGTACTGAAACTCTTGCAGCGACAGACCTACACCTGTCTGTCCCATCGCTATGGACTGTACCTCTGCTTTGGAGGGATAGTCCTCATGATCGTCTCTGCCTTCCAGTTTGGAGAA gTGGTGGTAGAGTGGAGTAGGGATCAGTACCATGTACTGTTTGACTCATATAGAGACAATGTAGCTGGGAAATCATTCCAGACTCG GCTGTGCCTGCCCATGCCCATAGATGTGGTGTACACCTGGGTGAATGGCACGGACACCGACCTGATGAAGCAGCTACGCGGTGTGAGAGAGCAGCTGGAGGAAGAGCAGAGAACACTGAG GGAACGGCTGGGGAAGAATGCAAGTGATCCGACTGAATTGCCAAAGGACAG TGTGAAGCCAGAATGTCTGCTGTCCCATTGTATCACAGCGCCCATGCTAGCCCTGGACCCGGCTCTGCCTGCCAACGTCACTCTGAAGGAGCTGCCGTCGCTCTCGCCCTCCTTCTCCACCGCCAAGCTGCTGCTGCAGGTGGCCaagcccctccacccctccaccacgGTGTCTGTGGTCGTCTTTCACTCTCAGGCTGATG CGGACAAGGCCTACACAGACGCACCCCGTGAGGCCCTGAAGCGCTCTGTCTCTAGATGTTACCTG ACCACAGATAAGGAAGCACCGGGTCTGGTCCGCATGCAGAGCCTGGCCTACCTCAGTGGCTTCCCAGCATCCTTCAAGGAGACAGAGCAGCTCCGAGTCAAACTGCCATCTGTTGTCACTGGCAAGATCAAACAG TTCCAGCTGTATACGGAGGCCAGTATCGCCCTGCTCCATCTGAACAGCCCTCAGGACTTTACTGACCTGACCCAGCAGGCCAAAAAGAACCTGACCCTGGATGGGAAAGAGCTGACCATCAGCGCTGCTTATCTGTTCTGGGACCTGACTGCCATCACACAG tccAAGCAGGACGAGGACGTCTCAGCCAGTCGCTTCGAGGACAACGAGGAACTGCGCTATTCGTTGCGCTCGGTGGAGAGACACGCCCCCTGGGTGCGGCACATCTTCATCGTGACCAATGGGCAGATCCCCTCCTGGCTGAACCTGGACAACCCCCGCGTCACCGTGGTAacacaccag GATGTCTTCCAGAACCACACCCACCTGCCCACCTTCAGTTCCCCTGCCATTGAGACCCACATCCACCGAATCCCAGGCCTGTCTCAGAAGTTCATCTACCTCAACGACGACGTCATGTTCGGGAAGGACGTGTGGCCTGACGACTTCTTCAGTCACTCCAAAGGACAGAAG gtgTACCTCACCTGGCCGGTCCCTAACTGTGCTGAAGGTTGTCCAGGGTCCTGGATCAAAGATGGCTACTGTGACAAGGCCTGTAACAACTCCGCCTGTGACTGGGATGGTGGCGACTGCCTGG GAGCTGGGGGCAGCCGGTTTGGGACCGGTGTGGGCGGAGTGGGTAATCAGCCCTGGCAGTTTGCCGGAGGTCTAGGTGGCATCGGGGGCGTGTCCAGCTGTAACCAAGGCTGTGCCAACTCCTGGCTGGCAGACAAGTTCTGTGACCAGGCCTGCAACGTGCTCTCCTGTGGCTTCGACGTGGGCGACTGTGGACAAG atcaCTTTAACCAGCTCTACAGTGTCACCCTGCTGAAGAACAGGACCCTGTACACCCTACCGGTGGGAGAGACCAGGCCGTACTTCAGCTTTGCAGGTGTGGCTCGCCGGGTGACCGAGGCCCAGGTCAGCGACAACCCGGCCGTTCGCCATACCTCGGTGGCCAACAAGTGGAAGACGGTCCACCTGCTCCTCCACTCGGGCCACAATGCCTCGCTGGTCCACTACAACCTCACTGTCCAAGGGGATGACGACAAGGAGTTCTCCCTGACCTTCAGCGTGGCTGTGGACACCCGCCAGCTCCCCCAGCCAAACGTGTCCGACCCACTCCACAAAGACGGATCCAAAGAGGCCAAGCCCACCACCGCCACCGCAGAGCCTGAGGTCCCTTTCGAGGATGTCCCTCTGGAGAAACAAGGTCCCCGAGTCCTGAAGATGCCACCTGGGGAAAATGAGGTGATTGTGGATGTGCCTGCGCTAAATGTGTCCCTGCTACCGGCGGCCTTGCAGAGTGAGCTTCAGAGGCTGCAAGGAAAGCTCCTGTTGGGTGACATCACTATGAAAGGTTATAACCTCACCAAGGCTATACTGCTAGGGCCGTACAAGGCTCTGGCCAATCGGGGCCCCAGGTTAATACCAGCTGACCAGATCAAACCCCAGGACAACCCTTTTAAAGACCTAGTAGGACATGtggtgaggagagaggcagaCACACCACAGCTAGTGGAGGCTAACCCAGTAGCACAACACAATCCAGAAAGAAACGGAGCAGAGAAGACCAAAGAGCCAGCGGGAACCGAGGCACCAGAGGAGGTGCCCAAGTCGAGCATCGTTGGTGAGAAAGCACAAAAGACTCCAGCAACCCCCATCCCAGTTCTAGTGGATGGTGAGTTTCCGAAAGCCGCTAAAGCCCAGGACACCACCCCCACAGAGAAACCTCCACCGTCCTCCAAGCTGCTGAGCACCCTGGTGGGCAGCATGTCCAAAGCCAAGGGCTCAGAGGGCCAATCGCAGCAGGCAGGGGCCGAGAAGGGACCGAAGGAAGGAGCAGAGGGTGCCCGGGGGGTTCCTGTGGGCAGGAAGCTGCACCACTACACCTCCTCAGACAGAGGCTTCCTGCCCTGGGAGAGACGGAAGTACTTCCAGGACCTGCTGGAG GAGGAGGAGCGTCTGGAGGGAGAGCTGGCGTACCAGGCAGACAGCGCCGCCGCTGGCCGGAAGCTGCAGGACACCTTCGCCGACTCCCTCCGCTACGTCAACAAGCTGCTCAACGGCCAGTTTGGCTTCACCTCCCGCAAGGTCCCCGCCCACATGCCCCACATGATCGACCGGCTCATCATGCAGGAGCTCCAGGACAT ATTCCCGCAGGCGTTTGACCTGACGTCGTCTCACCGCGTGCGTCACCCGGAGGACATGCAGTTTTCATTCTCCTACTTCTACTTCCTGATGTCGGCCCTGCAGCCGCTCAACGTCTCGCAGGTGTTCGACGAGATCGACACGGACCACTCCGGCATTCTGTCTGACCGCGAGATCCGAACGCTGGCCGCTCGCATCCATGAGCTCCCCCTCAACCTACAG GATCTGACAGGTCTGGAGCAGCTGCTGATCAACTGTTCTAAGACGCTGCCCACCAACCTGACCCAGCTACATATCGTTAGCCCTACACAGGAGGCATACTACGAAGCCAGCATG CCTCCCGTCACTAAAGGTCTGGTGGTCCACTGTAAAGCCGTCACAGAGCGCATCCACAAGGCCTTCAAAGACCAGAACAAGTACAA GTTTGAGATAATGGGCGAGGAGGAGATAGCCTTTAAGATGGTGCGGACCAACGTGTCCCATGTGGTGGGCCAGCTGGATGACATCAGGAAGAACCCCAG GAAGTTCATATGTCTAAACGACAACATTGACCACAGCCATAAGGACGCAGGGACTGTCAAGGCGGTGCTGAGGGACTTCTATGAGTCCATGTTCCCCCTGACCTCCCAGTTTGAGCTGCCCAGAGAATACCGCAACCGCTTCCTCCACATGGGAGAGCTCCAGGAATG GCGAGTATATCGGGACAAGCTGAAGTTCTGGACCCACTGTGTATTGGTGACCCTGGTGATCTTTACTGTCGTCTCCTTCTTTGCTGAGCAG CTGATTCTACTGAAGCGCAAGCTGTTTCCCAGACGCAGGGTCAGCAACGATGTCAACCCAGAGCGCGTGTGA
- the gnptab gene encoding N-acetylglucosamine-1-phosphotransferase subunits alpha/beta isoform X1, with protein sequence MVIINSVLKLLQRQTYTCLSHRYGLYLCFGGIVLMIVSAFQFGEVVVEWSRDQYHVLFDSYRDNVAGKSFQTRLCLPMPIDVVYTWVNGTDTDLMKQLRGVREQLEEEQRTLRERLGKNASDPTELPKDSVKPECLLSHCITAPMLALDPALPANVTLKELPSLSPSFSTAKLLLQVAKPLHPSTTVSVVVFHSQADADKAYTDAPREALKRSVSRCYLTTDKEAPGLVRMQSLAYLSGFPASFKETEQLRVKLPSVVTGKIKQFQLYTEASIALLHLNSPQDFTDLTQQAKKNLTLDGKELTISAAYLFWDLTAITQSKQDEDVSASRFEDNEELRYSLRSVERHAPWVRHIFIVTNGQIPSWLNLDNPRVTVVTHQDVFQNHTHLPTFSSPAIETHIHRIPGLSQKFIYLNDDVMFGKDVWPDDFFSHSKGQKVYLTWPVPNCAEGCPGSWIKDGYCDKACNNSACDWDGGDCLGAGGSRFGTGVGGVGNQPWQFAGGLGGIGGVSSCNQGCANSWLADKFCDQACNVLSCGFDVGDCGQDHFNQLYSVTLLKNRTLYTLPVGETRPYFSFAGVARRVTEAQVSDNPAVRHTSVANKWKTVHLLLHSGHNASLVHYNLTVQGDDDKEFSLTFSVAVDTRQLPQPNVSDPLHKDGSKEAKPTTATAEPEVPFEDVPLEKQGPRVLKMPPGENEVIVDVPALNVSLLPAALQSELQRLQGKLLLGDITMKGYNLTKAILLGPYKALANRGPRLIPADQIKPQDNPFKDLVGHVVRREADTPQLVEANPVAQHNPERNGAEKTKEPAGTEAPEEVPKSSIVGEKAQKTPATPIPVLVDGEFPKAAKAQDTTPTEKPPPSSKLLSTLVGSMSKAKGSEGQSQQAGAEKGPKEGAEGARGVPVGRKLHHYTSSDRGFLPWERRKYFQDLLEEEERLEGELAYQADSAAAGRKLQDTFADSLRYVNKLLNGQFGFTSRKVPAHMPHMIDRLIMQELQDIFPQAFDLPLLNKLICECLHLSDSRRRLTCRC encoded by the exons ATGGTGATAATCAATTCAGTACTGAAACTCTTGCAGCGACAGACCTACACCTGTCTGTCCCATCGCTATGGACTGTACCTCTGCTTTGGAGGGATAGTCCTCATGATCGTCTCTGCCTTCCAGTTTGGAGAA gTGGTGGTAGAGTGGAGTAGGGATCAGTACCATGTACTGTTTGACTCATATAGAGACAATGTAGCTGGGAAATCATTCCAGACTCG GCTGTGCCTGCCCATGCCCATAGATGTGGTGTACACCTGGGTGAATGGCACGGACACCGACCTGATGAAGCAGCTACGCGGTGTGAGAGAGCAGCTGGAGGAAGAGCAGAGAACACTGAG GGAACGGCTGGGGAAGAATGCAAGTGATCCGACTGAATTGCCAAAGGACAG TGTGAAGCCAGAATGTCTGCTGTCCCATTGTATCACAGCGCCCATGCTAGCCCTGGACCCGGCTCTGCCTGCCAACGTCACTCTGAAGGAGCTGCCGTCGCTCTCGCCCTCCTTCTCCACCGCCAAGCTGCTGCTGCAGGTGGCCaagcccctccacccctccaccacgGTGTCTGTGGTCGTCTTTCACTCTCAGGCTGATG CGGACAAGGCCTACACAGACGCACCCCGTGAGGCCCTGAAGCGCTCTGTCTCTAGATGTTACCTG ACCACAGATAAGGAAGCACCGGGTCTGGTCCGCATGCAGAGCCTGGCCTACCTCAGTGGCTTCCCAGCATCCTTCAAGGAGACAGAGCAGCTCCGAGTCAAACTGCCATCTGTTGTCACTGGCAAGATCAAACAG TTCCAGCTGTATACGGAGGCCAGTATCGCCCTGCTCCATCTGAACAGCCCTCAGGACTTTACTGACCTGACCCAGCAGGCCAAAAAGAACCTGACCCTGGATGGGAAAGAGCTGACCATCAGCGCTGCTTATCTGTTCTGGGACCTGACTGCCATCACACAG tccAAGCAGGACGAGGACGTCTCAGCCAGTCGCTTCGAGGACAACGAGGAACTGCGCTATTCGTTGCGCTCGGTGGAGAGACACGCCCCCTGGGTGCGGCACATCTTCATCGTGACCAATGGGCAGATCCCCTCCTGGCTGAACCTGGACAACCCCCGCGTCACCGTGGTAacacaccag GATGTCTTCCAGAACCACACCCACCTGCCCACCTTCAGTTCCCCTGCCATTGAGACCCACATCCACCGAATCCCAGGCCTGTCTCAGAAGTTCATCTACCTCAACGACGACGTCATGTTCGGGAAGGACGTGTGGCCTGACGACTTCTTCAGTCACTCCAAAGGACAGAAG gtgTACCTCACCTGGCCGGTCCCTAACTGTGCTGAAGGTTGTCCAGGGTCCTGGATCAAAGATGGCTACTGTGACAAGGCCTGTAACAACTCCGCCTGTGACTGGGATGGTGGCGACTGCCTGG GAGCTGGGGGCAGCCGGTTTGGGACCGGTGTGGGCGGAGTGGGTAATCAGCCCTGGCAGTTTGCCGGAGGTCTAGGTGGCATCGGGGGCGTGTCCAGCTGTAACCAAGGCTGTGCCAACTCCTGGCTGGCAGACAAGTTCTGTGACCAGGCCTGCAACGTGCTCTCCTGTGGCTTCGACGTGGGCGACTGTGGACAAG atcaCTTTAACCAGCTCTACAGTGTCACCCTGCTGAAGAACAGGACCCTGTACACCCTACCGGTGGGAGAGACCAGGCCGTACTTCAGCTTTGCAGGTGTGGCTCGCCGGGTGACCGAGGCCCAGGTCAGCGACAACCCGGCCGTTCGCCATACCTCGGTGGCCAACAAGTGGAAGACGGTCCACCTGCTCCTCCACTCGGGCCACAATGCCTCGCTGGTCCACTACAACCTCACTGTCCAAGGGGATGACGACAAGGAGTTCTCCCTGACCTTCAGCGTGGCTGTGGACACCCGCCAGCTCCCCCAGCCAAACGTGTCCGACCCACTCCACAAAGACGGATCCAAAGAGGCCAAGCCCACCACCGCCACCGCAGAGCCTGAGGTCCCTTTCGAGGATGTCCCTCTGGAGAAACAAGGTCCCCGAGTCCTGAAGATGCCACCTGGGGAAAATGAGGTGATTGTGGATGTGCCTGCGCTAAATGTGTCCCTGCTACCGGCGGCCTTGCAGAGTGAGCTTCAGAGGCTGCAAGGAAAGCTCCTGTTGGGTGACATCACTATGAAAGGTTATAACCTCACCAAGGCTATACTGCTAGGGCCGTACAAGGCTCTGGCCAATCGGGGCCCCAGGTTAATACCAGCTGACCAGATCAAACCCCAGGACAACCCTTTTAAAGACCTAGTAGGACATGtggtgaggagagaggcagaCACACCACAGCTAGTGGAGGCTAACCCAGTAGCACAACACAATCCAGAAAGAAACGGAGCAGAGAAGACCAAAGAGCCAGCGGGAACCGAGGCACCAGAGGAGGTGCCCAAGTCGAGCATCGTTGGTGAGAAAGCACAAAAGACTCCAGCAACCCCCATCCCAGTTCTAGTGGATGGTGAGTTTCCGAAAGCCGCTAAAGCCCAGGACACCACCCCCACAGAGAAACCTCCACCGTCCTCCAAGCTGCTGAGCACCCTGGTGGGCAGCATGTCCAAAGCCAAGGGCTCAGAGGGCCAATCGCAGCAGGCAGGGGCCGAGAAGGGACCGAAGGAAGGAGCAGAGGGTGCCCGGGGGGTTCCTGTGGGCAGGAAGCTGCACCACTACACCTCCTCAGACAGAGGCTTCCTGCCCTGGGAGAGACGGAAGTACTTCCAGGACCTGCTGGAG GAGGAGGAGCGTCTGGAGGGAGAGCTGGCGTACCAGGCAGACAGCGCCGCCGCTGGCCGGAAGCTGCAGGACACCTTCGCCGACTCCCTCCGCTACGTCAACAAGCTGCTCAACGGCCAGTTTGGCTTCACCTCCCGCAAGGTCCCCGCCCACATGCCCCACATGATCGACCGGCTCATCATGCAGGAGCTCCAGGACAT ATTCCCGCAGGCGTTTGACCTGCCGTTGCTGAACAAACTGATATGTGAATGTCTCCACCTTTCAGATTCCCGCAGGCGTTTGACCTGCCGTTGCTGA
- the washc3 gene encoding WASH complex subunit 3, giving the protein MDEDGLPIVGSGIDLTKVPAIQQRRVVAYLNQFIVHTVRFLNRFSTVCEEKLACISLRIQQIETTLSILEAKLSSIPGLEDVRVEGVGQWPATEVNGPVLVPSQPETPIAVAVPLQPPEASPNIPDPRAAGDSRMTVAKDPRYARYLKMVQVGVPVMAIKNKMVQEGLDPNLLDTPDAPVPDAVKKNTLDQDDDGDDGSESSFSD; this is encoded by the exons ATGGACGAGGACGGTTTACCGATTGTGGGATCGGGAATAGATCTGACCAAG GTCCCAGCCATACAACAGAGGAGAGTCGTTGCCTATCTCAACCAGTTCATTGTGCACACTGTTCGGTTCCTCAATCGTTTTTCGACAGTTTGCGAAGAGAAACTTGCATGCATATCTCTTCGGATACAGCAGATTGAAACTACCCTCAGCATTTTGGAAGCAAAG CTATCCTCTATTCCTGGTTTGGAGGATGTCAGGGTGGAGGGTGTTGGTCAGTGGCCAGCTACGGAGGTCAACGGTCCAGTCCTGGTCCCAAGTCAACCAGAGACCCCTATAGCTGTGGCTGTGCCATTGCAACCTCCTGAG GCCTCTCCAAACATACCAGACCCAAGAGCAGCAGGAGACAGTAGGATGACTGTGGCCAAGGACCCACGCTATGCCAGATATCTCAAGATGGTGCAAGTG GGTGTTCCAGTTATGGCGATAAAGAATAAAATGGTCCAGGAAGGTTTGGATCCCAACCTGCTTGA CACACCCGATGCACCTGTGCCTGATGCCGTCAAGAAGAACACACTAGATCAAGATGATGACGGTGACGATGGCAGTGAGTCATCTTTCAGCGATTGA
- the LOC115133040 gene encoding cholinephosphotransferase 1-like isoform X2: MDYISFEIPGLNSLPETCFLLKRNSRSQTAPAWVFILSALGLFIYQSLDAIDGKQARRTNSSSALGELFDHGCDAVSTVFVSVGTCISCGVGSYPDWMFFCGFVGMFMFFCAHWQTYVSGTLRFGLVDVTEVQIAIVVMYVMSAFGGVALWDYRLPVLGVKLYAFPILGIIGGAVYSCYNYFHVILNGGVGKNGSTVADTSVLAPGMHIGLILTLAFIIFKKSSNKLFELHPCLYILTFGMVIAKIANKLVVAHMTKSELYLPDTAFIGPGLLFLNQYFNSFIDEHIVLWIAMVLSLIDLTRYCTGVCIQIASHLRIHVFSITAQAAPKHD, translated from the exons GCTCCAGCATGGGTCTTCATTCTGAGTGCGTTGGGCCTGTTCATCTATCAGTCGCTGGATGCCATCGATGGGAAGCAGGCCCGGAGGACAAACAGCAGCTCTGCGCTGGGGGAGCTTTTTGACCACGGCTGTGATGCTGTCTCCACAg tgTTTGTTTCTGTGGGAACATGTATATCCTGTGGGGTAGGAAGCTACCCTGATTGGATGTTCTTCTGTGGCTTTGTGGGGATGTTCATGTTCTTCTGTGCACACTGGCAAACCTATGTTTCTGGAACGCTGCGCTTTGGCCT GGTTGATGTGACAGAGGTCCAGATTGCCATCGTTGTCATGTATGTGATGTCAGCTTTTGGTGGAGTGGCCCTTTGGGACTACAGG TTACCTGTCCTTGGGGTGAAGCTGTATGCCTTCCCCATCTTGGGCATCATAGGTGGAGCCGTGTACTCCTGCTATAACTACTTCCATGTCATCCTCAACGGGGGCGTCGGCAAGAACGGCTCCACTGTGGCT GACACCAGTGTGCTGGCACCAGGTATGCACATCGGCCTCATCCTCACACTGGCCTTCATCATCTTCAAGAAGTCATCCAACAAGCTTTTTGAACTGCACCCCTGTCTCTACATCCTAACTTTCGGCATGGTCATTGCCAAGATCGCCAATAAGCTAGTT GTGGCCCACATGACCAAGAGTGAGCTTTATCTCCCAGACACGGCTTTCATCGGGCCTGGCCTCCTTTTCCTCAACCAGTACTTCAACAGCTTCATCGACGAGCACATAGTCCTCTGGATCGCAATG GTCCTGTCGTTGATTGACTTGACGCGCTACTGCACAGGCGTGTGCATCCAGATCGCCTCTCACCTGCGTATTCACGTGTTCAGCATTACGGCGCAAGCTGCCCCCAAACACGACTGA